The sequence tatatatatttcaatctTCAAACTTGTAAGAATGAACTCCAATTTgtacacttgcaactcaacattcgGTATCATTAGATGCTCTATAGCTCATAACAGAGATTCTTGCATCTATAGTTGAAAAGAACGGTAGATCGATTAGTCCAAATAATGTTATAACACTTCATCCTGGAGAGCTTATTCCTTAATAATTTCTTTCCAGTAAATGAGACCTGCTGTCATACAATACCTTAACAATAAAACAATTTTCCTGCCTGCTATAGTAGGCTCAATTACATAGCTATTTTAAATCACAAATCAGAGGGGGAAATTTCAAACAAAGCTTGCAGAATTTAATTTAAAACCGAATACCCatataatcaatcttttaaacaagTAGATAAATTCTGATAGATTATAAAGATCAATTTGGCCTAAAGGACATAATAGGTCATCCCATCTTCATCATCTCATAAGAATAAAATTGCACCCATCTATTCATGGAAAAGATGACCAACTTGAAAGAAAAGCAATGCCCATTCAAGGAAGCAGACAGGATACCTTAACACCTGAAAAGACAGGCAATATGCTGGCTGAGGAGGAGCCTTGAATAAAACCAAGAGTTTATGTGGGTGGCCTAGTTGGGGGAAGAGATCCTTGTGCTGGTGCTGGTGCTGGTTCTGCATGGCAAGGTGGTGGGGGAGGTGGTGGGGGCCTGATGCAAGGTGGTGGCGGCAGCGGGGGCTGAATATGTGGAGGGGGAGGAGGAGATGgatgagatggaggtggaggtgagGGCATGGGTGGTAGGGGGGATGGTGGAGcatgaggtggaggtggtggtggtggcggTGGGGGCTGAATACATGGAGGGGGAGGAGGGggttcatttggaggaggaggaagaggagatgGATGAGATGGTGGTGGAGGTGAGGGCATGGGTGGTAGGGGGGATGGTGGAGcatgaggtggaggtggaggtggattaACACAGTAaacaggtggtggtggtggaggaggagagggtggcGGAGGGGGTGGGGAAGGAGTAGGTGGGGGTGGAGGTAGCTTGACTGGATTACATGAATTAGATGCATTGCAACCCATAGGTTGAGAAAGGACTGCAGCACATTGCATGAATGACCTCTGAGAAGGCCTGCCAGGAATACAGTTATTTGCATCATTGAAGGTAACACCTTTGGAAGGAAGGGCAAGACAATTAGGTGCCTCTCCATTGAATATATTGTAGgtgaatgtaaagttctccaaaTTAGGCAGTGCACAAATGCTCTCTGGGATCCTTCCAGATAGCTTGTTGTGAGCAATATTCAATTGTTCCAAGCTAACCATCTCTCCAATGCTATCTGGTATAGAGCCAACTAGCTTATTAAAGCTAATATCAAAAACTGTTAAGTTTCTCAGATTTCCAATAGTAGATGGCAGACAGGCTGACAAATTGTTGTTCATGAAGATTAACTCATTGAGTGAATCCATCTGAGTCAAGCTAGGAGGTAGGCATCCCTTGAGATTATTGTTGGCAAATACAAGAACAGAAACAGGGGAATTTCCAAGGTTGGAAGGGATTTCAAGATGGAACCTGTTGTCATTGATGAAGATGGCATCCAGATCCTTGTCAAACAGCTCCTCTGGTAGGGACCCTTCAAACTCATTGAATCGAATGTCCAAATACTGCAATTTAGGCATGGAGAGCACCACCAATGGGAATGGCCCAGCAAACCTGTTGTTGCTGATATCAAACTCAAACAGCTCTGT is a genomic window of Cryptomeria japonica chromosome 7, Sugi_1.0, whole genome shotgun sequence containing:
- the LOC131078223 gene encoding leucine-rich repeat extensin-like protein 4, with product MWIHMSSSRRGRDSAMQDVRVVVLLVLGFAIFAHCHFVESRRKVSNEEAKYSSHRQLLYYTDGSGERGEKVEVDPSLKFPNSRLENAYIALQAWKEAIISDPFNTTGNWFGADVCNYTGVFCSPALDNPNITVVAGIDLNHADIAGYLPVELGLLTDLAFFHINSNRICGIVPHTFVNMTELFEFDISNNRFAGPFPLVVLSMPKLQYLDIRFNEFEGSLPEELFDKDLDAIFINDNRFHLEIPSNLGNSPVSVLVFANNNLKGCLPPSLTQMDSLNELIFMNNNLSACLPSTIGNLRNLTVFDISFNKLVGSIPDSIGEMVSLEQLNIAHNKLSGRIPESICALPNLENFTFTYNIFNGEAPNCLALPSKGVTFNDANNCIPGRPSQRSFMQCAAVLSQPMGCNASNSCNPVKLPPPPPTPSPPPPPPSPPPPPPPVYCVNPPPPPPHAPPSPLPPMPSPPPPSHPSPLPPPPNEPPPPPPCIQPPPPPPPPPPHAPPSPLPPMPSPPPPSHPSPPPPPHIQPPLPPPPCIRPPPPPPPPCHAEPAPAPAQGSLPPTRPPT